The genomic segment AATAGGATTATTCCCAGGAGAATGTACCATTCACCTTGACCCAGACGCAACCCCTGTGGTCTAACCACCAAGAAAGATTCCCCTTGCTCTCAGTGCCTGTCTGAAGAAAGAGTTGGAGAGCATGGAGCAATCTGACATAGTCACCAAGGTTACAGAACCGACTGACTGGGTAAACGCGTTAGTGGTGGTGGAGAAACCACGCACAGGCAAGCTCCGAGTATGTCTAGACCCAAGAGACTTGAACAAGGCTATCAAAAGCCCCCATTATCCTTCACCGATGCTAGATGGCATCACACACAAGCTAGAGGGAGCACACTACTTCAGTGTCATGGACTACTGGGCTATCAGGCTACTGGGCTATCAAGCTCACAGAAGAGTCATCTAAGCTCACAACATTCAACACACTGTTTGGACGCTACATGTCACCTGCCTTTTGGGATTATCTCAGCCCAAGACCAGTTTCAGCGAAAGATTGACGAAGTGTACGAAGGCCTCGACGGAGTTGTGGCAATTGTGGACGACATCCTTGTCTATGGTCGAACCAAAGAGGAGCACGACAAAAACCTCTGCGCGATGCTGCAAAGGTCCCGCGAGAGAGGAGTCCGGCTCAACCCCGAGAAGAGCACAGTCGGTGCTACAGAGGTCAGCTACTTCGGACATCTTCTCACAGCGACTGGAATCAAGCCAGATGCACAGAAGATCTTAGCCATAAAAGAAATGGAGCCACCAAAGAACCGTGCAAAGCTGGAAACAGTGCTTGGCATAGTCAACTACTTGGCCAAGTTTGCACCCAGCCTCTCCAATGCTAATGCACCCCTGCGCCAACTGCTAAAGCAGTCCAGTGAGTTTCTCTGGGACAAGCAACACGACATTGTTTTCCAGAATGTGAAAGACTTGATCACGAGAGAACCAGGACCAATCCTTGCCTACTACGATCCCAACAAAGAGCTCAGAACTACAAGTGGACACGTCGAAGTATGGACTAGGTGCAGTGCTACTGCAAGAAGGAAAGCCCATCGGCTACGCTTCCAAATCTCTCACAGACTGTGAAATCAACTACGCTCAAATCGAAAAGGAGCTCTACGCCATTCTGTTCGGATGTAAACGTTTCCATCAGTACATATATGGATGACAAGTCATCGTGGAATCCGACCACAAGCCCCTTGAGTCAATTATGAGGAAACCACAGGCCGCAGCCCTGCCAAGGCTACAGAGAATGATCCTTCAACTACATAAATACGACTTCACAATCACTCACTGTCCAGGCAAAGACATCCCTGTTGCAGACACACTCCCCAGGAAGTTTCTTACCTATAAGGACAGCAGCCTCAGTGAAGGCATGGACATGCAAGTGCACACTGTGTATAGCAACTTACCAGTTAGTGACACAAAACTGAAGGAGATCCAAGCAGAAACAGAAAAGGATTCGCAACTCGCACAGCTGAGGAAAGTCATACAGGATGGAtggcctgaggagaggagaaaatgccCTCAGAGCGTCTCAGAATCCCGGAACCATCGTGATGAACTATCACAGATCAACGGAATAATTTTCAAAGGAGAGGAAATCATTATTCCTACCAGTCTCAGAGAAGAGATTTTGACAAAGATCCATGCTGGACACATGGTCATGGTCAGTTTGATCCTGGTTGGCGATACGTGAACAtgccagttatagctagctaataaacacctacgttaagaaatatcctatagtactgcattttattattttgtacaaagtgtgcaaaacaagacaTTCCCCACCCGACCAGACGGGGCTCATTGCATGCTtaaattatgcagaaacgggcagcgtttaggtcatgtaattcattctgttggaaaggggagaaattgtcctttacaatggtattgacattacagttgatctggaggTATTACGTTTTTGTGGcactaaaataagggcaattgtacggaccaaggcgatgtacgagtttacgtgaGTTTACGTTACACAGTATATCATTAATTGATGTATATCATTATTCAGTTTATCACAAATTGATGTTAATTAATTAATACACAACATTTCTCATAGGTTGGGACTTTGGTTGACGAAAGCGCTCAAAGCAGCAACATAAAATCTAACTGGCAGATAGAGGCCAATGCTCAGGAGCAAGTGCACTTATAACACCTAGCGCTCACGAGCAAGTGTATTTTTAAACTGATTTCCTGAGCAAAGGACACACATGTTCCAGCCGTTCTGACAATAGGACGCAGGCAGAAAAGGTAATAGACAACGACTTTAATGTGCACTGGAAATATGGAGATATGCTTTTCTATGACTATGAATGGGTTTTATACTGTAAGTTTATCATACTAGAAATACAGATTCCATATTTGTTCGTTTGTAGGCATATTTTATATTCGTCTAATAGCCTAATAATCTCGAAAAAGTAATTATTTGTGCCAGTTCAAAATTATACATGCGAACAAACAAATAAACTGCTTTTGGACGGTCCAATACAATTATAATAAGTCATGCAGATCCTTAGGCTACCCAGAGAAAACTTGATGAATTAACAGCGCAATAGCTACTCGTGTATGAGACGTTTGTTTTATTACTGTGGCAAAGGCAAATGTGGTTATTATAAGAAAGTGTTAACCTATAAATTCACTAAAATGTATTATAACAGCGAATTACCACAGTCTCTGGTGGTCTTAAAACGGGCGTATTTTCAGATTGTGCATTATCTACTGGGACACTCTTATCCTGTTATTGTCAATGAAGGAAAAACCTTCACCAAAACAGGAACTCTGACTCACTCAAATTGGTCAGTAGCTTattatgtatttgtaataattgTAGTTCTACAAGTACTTGAACAGTGGGTGTGTAGACTTATTTTGTCTGTCAACATCTAGTCTTTGAAATCCCAGACCTATTTCAACAGCACAAAGTATGCATGTAATGACTTTTATACGTATTTTCCGGACGTTGACATCAATTGTGTCTCAGGTGCTGAATGAAAGGTTAGAAGACATATTTTCTGGAAGTCGTAAATATGTCTTATATGGACATACAAAATGAACTATTTTCTGTACAttgaaaatatttattttcccgGATAttgaaaatacgtatttttcAGCCATTGATTGTATGGCCAAATTTCAACTGCTATATATTCTCAATGAAGTAAGCATTATATCACAAGCATACTTTTTCACGCCTCTTAATATGAAAGAATAGCCAACTGAAGATTGCAACAAAATATTTGTTATTTCTCCTATTACATGCACTTATGCTAGATTTTTGAATTGCTTTGAAACTAGCAGCAATGATGTTTAAAATACTTTTAATGTACAGAATAAACCAGCAGaccacttcaactatgactgcGATATGTTGTGGTTTATCTACCTAAGTTGAATGCATTGActttaagtcactctggataaaagtgtctgctgatgtaaatgtaaaaacaaacacTTGCAAAGCATGCTGGGTATTATTCCAATGAGCTCGGCCCCAAAACAAGTACAAATTTGGTCGGTGCAGACCATATCCAAATCTGTACGAATCATAGAAGTCTaggctatgtttcacaagtttgaacaTCACGTCACAGTTTAGTACAGCACAGTAAAACACAGAAGAGTACAGTACggtacagtacagtttaattcattagagtacagtaaagtacagtacagtagggtacagaaTAGTTCAATTTAGAGTATAGTGCAGTACGGTACTatacagtagagtttaattcagtagaggagtatagtttaattcagtagagtacagttcagtagagtactTTAAAGTACGGggtagcgtagcctagtggttagaccattggactagtaaacggaaggatataagttcaaacccccgagctgacaaggtacaaatctgtcattctgcccctgaacaggcagttaacccactgttcctaggccatcatataagacatttgttcttaactgacttgcctagtaaaataaaaaaacttaagtagggtactgtactctagtgtgcgctactgtactgtgctgtccaatCTTGCGAAACCTAGATGTCAATGATTGGTTTAGATTTGGTTCGGTTAACATTTTTTTATCACTGAGCAAATTTCGGGGCTGAGGAGTGCAAACTTGAAAGTTGTGAAAATTCAATGCAACTTCCGGcgtgcgtttactgtgaacactgaggctgtacccactttaagatAGTTTTAACAGTGGTCATGTAGGCTACTGTGGATATTTGAcactttttggtgtcagggaaaatgtacgggTATACAtatccccattagctgatgccACTGGGAtccgacacataacgaaaaatactttacaatttacatacactaccattcaaaagtttgggatcacttagaaatgtccttgtttttgaaaaaaaaagcacatttttttgtccattaaaataacatcatattgatcagaaatacagtgtagacattgttaatgttgtaaatgactaatgtagctggaaatggctcattctttatggaatatctacataggagtacagagtccgattatcagcaaccgtcactcctTTGTTCCAATGCCACATTGTTAGCTagtccaagtttataattttaaaaggctaattgatgattagacaacccttttgcaattatgttagcacagctgaaatctgtcggtctgattaaagaagcaataaaactggcctttagactagttgagtatctgcagcatcagcatttgtaggttcgattacaggctcaaaatggccagaaataaataactttcttctgaaactcgtcagtctattcttgttctgagaaatgaagggtattccatgcgagaaattgtcaagacACTGAAGATTACATACAAtgatgtgtactactcccttcacagaacagcgcaaacgggctctaaccagcatagaaagaggagtgggaggccccagtgcacaattgagcaagaggacaactacattatagtgtctagtttgagaaacagacgcctcacaattcctcaactggcagcttcattaaatagtaccttcaaaacaccagtctcaacatcaacagtgaagaggtgactacAGGACGCTAAAATGTTGTTAAACAAGTTTTCTGCCAGTCTGCAATTTAACCTCATAGTCAGAGTGCTGGAGTactgagccaaaacaacaacaaaatgtgtcaCTGTTCCAGTAATTACAGAGGGCACTTAATCTCTGGCCCATTTTGTACCTTTAATGCCTTGTTTTTCTCATTACAGAGCAACAAAAATGAGAAGGTCGTCTCGTTTGCTTGAGTCAACAGCTTTACTTGTGATCAGCATTCTGTGCTTGGTCATAATTTTTATTAAAGAGGACATTCGTCCTAAAAAACCCTCAAACCATTTCCAGATAAACAGGAGGGAATCAACCTATCAAAACAGACCTCAGAAACCAACCAGTGAGAGCGCAGGTGTTTCTACCTGGGGCCATTGTGAACGGAATGAGTCTGCGGCCAATGTGTCAGGATTTTCCTCTCTGCCAGTTCACATCCAAGACTTCCTTTTCTATCGTCACTGCCGCCACTTCCCAATGCTGCTGGATGTACCTGATAAATGTGGAGGCCCTCACAAGTCTGGTGACGTCTTTCTTCTGCTGGTCATAAAAAGCTCACCTGCGAATTATGACCGCCGTGAGGTACTACGGAAAACCTGGGCCAAGGAGAGACTGCAGAATGGAGTCTGGATTCACAGGATTTTTCTCTCGGGAACAACAGGCACAGGCTTTGAGAAGCGCAAGCTAAATAAGCTTCTACGACTGGAGAACCGTGAGCATAATGACATCTTACAGTGGGACTTCAACGACTCCTTCTTCAACCTCACCCTGAAGCAGATTTTGTTCTTAGAATGGATGGACAAGAACTGCCGCCAGGCCCGATTTCTCCTCAACGGTGACGATGATATCTTCGCCAACACAGATAACATGGTGGAATACCTTCAGAGTCTAAAAGACAATGATGGTGACAAGCACCTTTTTGCAGGTCATCTAATCCGCTATGTAGGACCCATTAGAGAGTCAGGGAGCAAATACTATGTCCCAGTCCAGGTTCAAGAGTCAGACTCATATCCCCCTTACTGTGGGGGAGGGGGCTTCCTGCTCTCTGGAAACACAGCTATGGTCATTTACAAAATGACCCATACCATTCCCATTTTGCCAATTGATGATGTCTACATGGGAATGTGTCTGGAAAAGGCTGGTCTTGGGCCAGAGTCCCATTTCGGAGTCAGGACTGCTGGACTTCATGTCCCCTCCCAAAACGTGGACACTTACGATCCTTGTTATTACAGGGAAATCATTTTAGTACACAGATTTCTGCCTCATCAGATATATATTATGTGGCACGGAATACATGAACCTAACTTGAGATGTAGTAATTCGCAAGGTTCTCTTTAGCCATCTGTCCTGTTGAAATCAGTTGCCTGTTGAGGTTTGTTTTTCCAGTCTTTTTTTTCAAACATGTGTGATGTCTgaaagttgtttttgtttttgtaaataCAGACTCATTTTAAGATGTAAATTATGGGATTGATTGCTTCTTCTGTGTATGTACATAGAAATGATCAAAgtttatataatgtactgttttaagTCAGTATCACTTCTTTCTATTTAATAAATGAAAACATGcatatgaaaaaatatatatgatatTGATTCTATATCAAACgctaataaaataaaatgcatcTTTGATTTTTGCCATGTGTATGGCTTTAGCTCATTCTGGCGATTGTTGTTAAGTAATTGAGGTAAATATTATTgagtatatgtatatgtttataaagtatatatttttattgttcATAAACCCACCGGACCACAAATAAGCCATATTTCACAATAATTTCCACTGCAGATCACCATAAACAATGGATTTCATGAattcatattttatttaaccaggcaagtcagttcttatttacaatgacagcctaccccagccaaacccagatgacgctgggcaaaTTATGCGCTGCCCTATAGGACTCAAGGCTGGATGTgataccgctgcgccactcgggagcctactCAGAATCTGTCATC from the Oncorhynchus kisutch isolate 150728-3 linkage group LG4, Okis_V2, whole genome shotgun sequence genome contains:
- the LOC109889149 gene encoding N-acetyllactosaminide beta-1,3-N-acetylglucosaminyltransferase 3 isoform X2 encodes the protein MRRSSRLLESTALLVISILCLVIIFIKEDIRPKKPSNHFQINRRESTYQNRPQKPTSESAGVSTWGHCERNESAANVSGFSSLPVHIQDFLFYRHCRHFPMLLDVPDKCGGPHKSGDVFLLLVIKSSPANYDRREVLRKTWAKERLQNGVWIHRIFLSGTTGTGFEKRKLNKLLRLENREHNDILQWDFNDSFFNLTLKQILFLEWMDKNCRQARFLLNGDDDIFANTDNMVEYLQSLKDNDGDKHLFAGHLIRYVGPIRESGSKYYVPVQVQESDSYPPYCGGGGFLLSGNTAMVIYKMTHTIPILPIDDVYMGMCLEKAGLGPESHFGVRTAGLHVPSQNVDTYDPCYYREIILVHRFLPHQIYIMWHGIHEPNLRCSNSQGSL
- the LOC109889149 gene encoding N-acetyllactosaminide beta-1,3-N-acetylglucosaminyltransferase 3 isoform X1; this translates as MREIVKTLKITYNDVYYSLHRTAQTGSNQHRKRSGRPQCTIEQEDNYIIVSSLRNRRLTIPQLAASLNSTFKTPVSTSTVKRATKMRRSSRLLESTALLVISILCLVIIFIKEDIRPKKPSNHFQINRRESTYQNRPQKPTSESAGVSTWGHCERNESAANVSGFSSLPVHIQDFLFYRHCRHFPMLLDVPDKCGGPHKSGDVFLLLVIKSSPANYDRREVLRKTWAKERLQNGVWIHRIFLSGTTGTGFEKRKLNKLLRLENREHNDILQWDFNDSFFNLTLKQILFLEWMDKNCRQARFLLNGDDDIFANTDNMVEYLQSLKDNDGDKHLFAGHLIRYVGPIRESGSKYYVPVQVQESDSYPPYCGGGGFLLSGNTAMVIYKMTHTIPILPIDDVYMGMCLEKAGLGPESHFGVRTAGLHVPSQNVDTYDPCYYREIILVHRFLPHQIYIMWHGIHEPNLRCSNSQGSL